One genomic segment of Brevibacillus laterosporus LMG 15441 includes these proteins:
- a CDS encoding SAM-dependent methyltransferase, with translation MFQVKPIGFVENKREDLSHDFWGEEISTITLADHMKDSSLDGIDEYSHIEIIFYFDQVRDDEIEYGSKVPRNNPNYPKVGILAQRSKYRPNKLGLTTVKLLKRENRVLYVQGLDAVKGTPILDIKPVLKEYLPREEVRQPQWFSDLMKNYWL, from the coding sequence ATGTTTCAAGTTAAACCAATTGGTTTTGTTGAGAATAAAAGAGAAGATTTGTCTCATGATTTTTGGGGGGAAGAGATTTCTACTATTACATTAGCTGATCATATGAAAGATAGTAGCTTGGATGGTATTGACGAGTACTCACATATAGAAATTATTTTTTATTTTGATCAAGTCCGAGACGATGAAATTGAATATGGTTCTAAGGTTCCAAGAAATAATCCTAATTATCCTAAAGTAGGGATTCTTGCTCAACGAAGTAAATATAGACCCAATAAATTAGGGTTAACAACTGTAAAACTATTAAAAAGGGAGAATAGAGTTTTATATGTACAAGGTTTAGATGCTGTTAAAGGTACTCCAATACTTGATATTAAACCTGTTTTAAAGGAATATCTTCCTAGAGAAGAGGTAAGGCAGCCTCAATGGTTTAGTGATTTAATGAAAAACTATTGGTTGTGA
- a CDS encoding phage portal protein: MNLLGGSTTYSGERVTGDTALLNSNVYTCASILGGDIGKLPIQIFTRKGNRIERDRNHSVTSLLGIRPNPYMNAYTFKELLQVHVMLWGNAYALIDWGWNGRLEALWPLNPSVTEVTTDPNTGEVWYTTTLPNGEQRKIPWFDVLHLKAISKTGLKGISP; this comes from the coding sequence ATTAATCTACTTGGTGGATCAACGACGTACAGTGGGGAACGCGTAACAGGTGACACAGCTCTACTAAACAGTAATGTCTACACATGCGCGAGTATCTTAGGTGGTGATATCGGCAAGCTACCGATCCAGATTTTCACTCGCAAGGGAAACAGAATTGAACGAGATCGAAACCATTCTGTCACGAGTCTGCTAGGCATTCGGCCTAATCCGTATATGAACGCCTACACGTTTAAAGAGTTGCTACAAGTACATGTAATGCTATGGGGAAATGCCTACGCTCTTATTGATTGGGGATGGAATGGCAGACTGGAGGCATTATGGCCCTTAAATCCATCTGTAACGGAAGTAACCACCGATCCGAACACAGGTGAAGTGTGGTATACAACGACTTTACCAAATGGGGAGCAACGTAAAATCCCGTGGTTTGATGTACTTCACTTGAAGGCTATTAGTAAGACCGGATTAAAGGGCATTTCCCCTTAA
- a CDS encoding glycoside hydrolase family 25 protein encodes MQAKNTTNIKGIDVSKWQGEINWNQVASDGVRYAFIKATEGTSLVDRKLKENAQGANRAGIKVGYYHFAHPDLSAQAQAEHFVQTVKGLPCDMPLVLDIETDKGLTPAQITAFCLAFLTHVKGHTGKTPMIYTGAYFAKRNLGKALAGFPLWVAHYNTNQPMLNPTWSRWAVF; translated from the coding sequence ATGCAAGCAAAGAATACAACCAATATCAAGGGTATAGACGTGTCTAAATGGCAAGGGGAAATTAATTGGAATCAAGTTGCATCTGACGGTGTGAGGTACGCTTTTATTAAGGCGACAGAAGGGACTAGCCTAGTAGATAGGAAGCTAAAAGAAAATGCTCAGGGAGCCAATAGAGCCGGAATCAAGGTGGGGTATTATCACTTTGCCCACCCTGATTTATCTGCCCAGGCACAAGCTGAACATTTTGTTCAAACGGTCAAAGGACTACCGTGTGATATGCCGTTAGTGCTTGATATTGAGACGGACAAGGGGTTAACACCTGCACAGATTACAGCGTTTTGTCTCGCGTTTCTTACCCATGTTAAGGGCCATACAGGAAAAACGCCTATGATTTATACAGGCGCTTATTTTGCAAAAAGAAACCTTGGGAAGGCTCTTGCTGGCTTTCCTTTATGGGTGGCCCATTATAATACAAACCAACCTATGTTAAATCCTACATGGAGCCGCTGGGCGGTATTCTAG